One region of Quercus lobata isolate SW786 chromosome 2, ValleyOak3.0 Primary Assembly, whole genome shotgun sequence genomic DNA includes:
- the LOC115964119 gene encoding uncharacterized protein LOC115964119 — MQSRWSPPPTGMIKVNFDGALFRDIRKAGIEVIVRDSNEQAIATLSEQASLPFSLEIAKAMAAARALSFVQGLGFTSFILEGDSANVINTLKSEEMSLSTYGHILSSAKSLLVVSSYVSFSHVRRFGNIVAHNLAKHARHVRGFSVWTENAPPHPDYVFLTDHG, encoded by the coding sequence ATGCAGAGCAGGTGGTCTCCTCCTCCGACGGGAATGATCAAGGTTAATTTTGACGGGGCCTTATTCAGGGATATAAGGAAAGCTGGCATCGAAGTGATAGTTCGAGACAGTAACGAACAAGCCATAGCCACTCTGTCCGAACAAGCTAGCCTTCCCTTTTCCCTGGAGATAGCAAAAGCAATGGCTGCAGCCAGAGCATTATCTTTCGTACAAGGACTTGGCTTTACTTCATTCATCTTGGAAGGAGATTCAGCTAATGTAATAAATACCCTGAAGTCGGAAGAGATGTCCTTGTCAACCTATGGTCACATACTTAGCTCAGCAAAGTCCCTGTTGGTGGTTAGTAGTTATGTATCTTTTTCCCATGTTCGCCGTTTTGGTAACATTGTAGCGCATAACCTAGCTAAACATGCTAGACATGTTAGAGGTTTTTCGGTGTGGACTGAGAATGCTCCTCCACATCCGGATTATGTATTTTTGACCGATCATGGTTAA
- the LOC115964140 gene encoding pectinesterase inhibitor-like, whose protein sequence is MDFQGHVLVVTLTFYFYLLFLFFHSPLQTNASSSSSTKLIESVCKNTIDNANCLKALESDPRAVKASRLKDLAKIALELAVANATESKAYIDALLTKNHTEPIKQCSFWFEAVVGSFRSALRELDEDVLTANYDSKIAGDDADSCENALALRKVQIPSISTRNNYAKLYSSIAFEITNLL, encoded by the coding sequence ATGGACTTCCAAGGTCATGTTCTAGTAGTAACTTTAACCTTTTACTTTTACTTGCTCTTCTTGTTTTTCCATTCTCCGTTACAAACAaatgcatcatcatcatcatcaactaaATTAATTGAAAGTGTTTGCAAGAATACTATAGACAATGCCAACTGCTTAAAAGCTTTGGAATCTGATCCTCGAGCTGTAAAGGCATCCCGTTTGAAAGATCTTGCTAAGATTGCTCTTGAATTAGCTGTAGCCAATGCTACAGAAAGCAAAGCTTATATTGATGCATTGCTCACCAAAAACCACACTGAACCCATTAAACAATGCTCTTTTTGGTTCGAAGCAGTGGTTGGATCATTCCGAAGTGCACTTCGAGAATTAGACGAGGATGTTTTGACTGCTAACTATGACTCCAAAATCGCTGGTGACGATGCTGATAGTTGTGAGAATGCCTTGGCTTTGCGAAAGGTTCAAATTCCATCCATTTCGACTAGAAACAATTACGCCAAGTTATATAGTAGCATTGCGTTTGAGATTACAAATCTGCTTTGA